From the genome of Acomys russatus chromosome 27, mAcoRus1.1, whole genome shotgun sequence, one region includes:
- the LOC127209893 gene encoding 26S proteasome complex subunit SEM1, with product MSEKKQPVDLGLLEEDDEFEEFPAEDWAGSDEDEDAHVWEDNWDDDNVEDDFSSQLRAELEKHGYKMETS from the coding sequence ATGTCGGAGAAGAAGCAGCCCGTCGacttgggtctcctggaagaggACGATGAGTTCGAGGAGTTTCCCGCGGAAGACTGGGCTGGCtcagatgaagatgaagatgcaCATGTCTGGGAGGACAACTGGGATGACGACAATGTAGAAGACGACTTCTCCAGTCAGCTGCGCGCTGAGCTAGAGAAGCATGGGTACAAGATGGAGACTTCATAG